One region of Myxocyprinus asiaticus isolate MX2 ecotype Aquarium Trade chromosome 38, UBuf_Myxa_2, whole genome shotgun sequence genomic DNA includes:
- the LOC127429081 gene encoding noelin-like isoform X1 has product MSVPLLKIGVVLSTMAMITNWMSQTLPSLVGLNTTKLTAAQGGYPDRSIGVLPANPEESWQVYSSAQDSEGRCVCTVVAPQQTMCSRDARTKQLRQLLEKVQNMTQSIQVLDQRTQRDLQYVVKMEDQLRGLETKFRQVEENHKQNIAKQYKAIKAKMAELRPLIPVLEEYKADARLVQQFKEEVQNLTASLGLLQQEMGAYDYDDLHSRVVSLEERLRACMQKLGHWQKEALSDLATHPDNYTSMQTDAGLSKNQQHQTIACGKLTGISDAITIKTSGSRFGSWMTDPLAPEGDTRVWYMDGYHNNRFVREYKSMADFMMSDNFTSHRLPHPWSGTGQVVYNGSIYFNKFQSNMIIKFDFKTSTISKSQRLDNAGYSNTYHYAWGGHSDIDLMVDEGGLWAVYATNQNAGNIVISKLHPITLHIIQTWMTNHPRRSAGESFMICGTLYVTNGYSGGTKVYYAYHTNSSMYEYIDIVLQNKYSHISMLDYNPRDRALYAWNNGHQVLYNVTLFHVIRSEQL; this is encoded by the exons ATGTCGGTGCCTTTGCTGAAGATCGGTGTGGTGCTCAGCACCATGGCCATGATCACCAACTGGATGTCCCAGACTCTGCCATCACTGGTGGGGCTCAACACCACTAAACTAACTGCGGCGCAGGGCGGCTATCCGGACCGGAGTATAGGA GTGTTACCCGCTAACCCAGAGGAGTCCTGGCAGGTGTACAGCTCAGCTCAGGACAGCGAGGGCAGGTGTGTGTGTACGGTCGTCGCACCTCAGCAGACCATGTGCTCGCGAGACGCCCGCACCAAACAACTCCGCCAGCTACTGGAGAAG GTGCAGAACATGACGCAATCAATCCAAGTATTGGACCAGCGGACCCAGAGGGACCTGCAGTATGTGGTGAAGATGGAAGATCAGCTCCGCGGCCTGGAGACCAAATTCAGGCAGGTGGAAGAAaaccacaaacaaaacattgccaAGCAATACAAG GCCATAAAGGCAAAAATGGCGGAGCTGCGTCCGCTGATCCCCGTTCTCGAAGAGTACAAAGCCGATGCTCGGCTGGTTCAGCAGTTTAAAGAGGAAGTGCAGAACTTGACGGCCAGCCTGGGCCTCCTTCAACAGGAGATGGGAGCGTACGACTACGACGACCTCCACTCCCGTGTGGTCAGCCTAGAGGAAAGGCTACGTGCATGCATGCAGAAACTTG GACATTGGCAAAAGGAggctttgtcagatttagctacaCACCCAGATAACTATACAAGTATGCAAACTGACGCTGGACTGTCTAAAAATCAGCAGCATCAAACAATAG catgTGGGAAGCTGACGGGCATCAGTGATGCAATCACTATTAAAACATCCGGGTCACGGTTCGGATCCTGGATGACCGATCCACTCGCTCCTGAGGGAGACACTAGg GTGTGGTACATGGACGGCTACCATAACAACCGCTTTGTGAGGGAGTACAAGTCCATGGCAGACTTCATGATGTCTGATAATTTCACGTCTCATCGGCTGCCACACCCCTGGTCTGGAACCGGTCAGGTGGTCTACAACGGCTCCATCTATTTCAACAAATTCCAGAGTAACATGATCATTAAATTTGACTTCAAGACATCCACCATCAGCAAGTCTCAGCGTCTGGACAACGCCGGCTACAGCAACACCTATCACTACGCCTGGGGTGGACACTCGGACATCGACCTCATGGTGGACGAGGGCGGACTCTGGGCTGTGTACGCCACCAATCAGAACGCGGGTAACATTGTCATCAGCAAACTCCACCCGATAACCCTACACATCATTCAGACCTGGATGACCAATCACCCAAGACGCAGCGCTGGGGAGTCGTTTATGATTTGCGGGACATTGTACGTGACTAACGGCTACTCAGGAGGGACAAAAGTCTACTATGCCTACCACACCAACTCCTCGATGTATGAGTACATTGATATTGTTCTCCAAAACAAATACTCGCATATCTCGATGCTGGACTACAATCCACGAGATCGTGCACTATATGCCTGGAACAATGGACACCAGGTGCTCTACAACGTCACTCTTTTCCATGTCATCCGCTCCGAGCAGCTGTAA
- the LOC127429081 gene encoding noelin-like isoform X3: protein MSVPLLKIGVVLSTMAMITNWMSQTLPSLVGLNTTKLTAAQGGYPDRSIGVLPANPEESWQVYSSAQDSEGRCVCTVVAPQQTMCSRDARTKQLRQLLEKVQNMTQSIQVLDQRTQRDLQYVVKMEDQLRGLETKFRQVEENHKQNIAKQYKAIKAKMAELRPLIPVLEEYKADARLVQQFKEEVQNLTASLGLLQQEMGAYDYDDLHSRVVSLEERLRACMQKLACGKLTGISDAITIKTSGSRFGSWMTDPLAPEGDTRVWYMDGYHNNRFVREYKSMADFMMSDNFTSHRLPHPWSGTGQVVYNGSIYFNKFQSNMIIKFDFKTSTISKSQRLDNAGYSNTYHYAWGGHSDIDLMVDEGGLWAVYATNQNAGNIVISKLHPITLHIIQTWMTNHPRRSAGESFMICGTLYVTNGYSGGTKVYYAYHTNSSMYEYIDIVLQNKYSHISMLDYNPRDRALYAWNNGHQVLYNVTLFHVIRSEQL, encoded by the exons ATGTCGGTGCCTTTGCTGAAGATCGGTGTGGTGCTCAGCACCATGGCCATGATCACCAACTGGATGTCCCAGACTCTGCCATCACTGGTGGGGCTCAACACCACTAAACTAACTGCGGCGCAGGGCGGCTATCCGGACCGGAGTATAGGA GTGTTACCCGCTAACCCAGAGGAGTCCTGGCAGGTGTACAGCTCAGCTCAGGACAGCGAGGGCAGGTGTGTGTGTACGGTCGTCGCACCTCAGCAGACCATGTGCTCGCGAGACGCCCGCACCAAACAACTCCGCCAGCTACTGGAGAAG GTGCAGAACATGACGCAATCAATCCAAGTATTGGACCAGCGGACCCAGAGGGACCTGCAGTATGTGGTGAAGATGGAAGATCAGCTCCGCGGCCTGGAGACCAAATTCAGGCAGGTGGAAGAAaaccacaaacaaaacattgccaAGCAATACAAG GCCATAAAGGCAAAAATGGCGGAGCTGCGTCCGCTGATCCCCGTTCTCGAAGAGTACAAAGCCGATGCTCGGCTGGTTCAGCAGTTTAAAGAGGAAGTGCAGAACTTGACGGCCAGCCTGGGCCTCCTTCAACAGGAGATGGGAGCGTACGACTACGACGACCTCCACTCCCGTGTGGTCAGCCTAGAGGAAAGGCTACGTGCATGCATGCAGAAACTTG catgTGGGAAGCTGACGGGCATCAGTGATGCAATCACTATTAAAACATCCGGGTCACGGTTCGGATCCTGGATGACCGATCCACTCGCTCCTGAGGGAGACACTAGg GTGTGGTACATGGACGGCTACCATAACAACCGCTTTGTGAGGGAGTACAAGTCCATGGCAGACTTCATGATGTCTGATAATTTCACGTCTCATCGGCTGCCACACCCCTGGTCTGGAACCGGTCAGGTGGTCTACAACGGCTCCATCTATTTCAACAAATTCCAGAGTAACATGATCATTAAATTTGACTTCAAGACATCCACCATCAGCAAGTCTCAGCGTCTGGACAACGCCGGCTACAGCAACACCTATCACTACGCCTGGGGTGGACACTCGGACATCGACCTCATGGTGGACGAGGGCGGACTCTGGGCTGTGTACGCCACCAATCAGAACGCGGGTAACATTGTCATCAGCAAACTCCACCCGATAACCCTACACATCATTCAGACCTGGATGACCAATCACCCAAGACGCAGCGCTGGGGAGTCGTTTATGATTTGCGGGACATTGTACGTGACTAACGGCTACTCAGGAGGGACAAAAGTCTACTATGCCTACCACACCAACTCCTCGATGTATGAGTACATTGATATTGTTCTCCAAAACAAATACTCGCATATCTCGATGCTGGACTACAATCCACGAGATCGTGCACTATATGCCTGGAACAATGGACACCAGGTGCTCTACAACGTCACTCTTTTCCATGTCATCCGCTCCGAGCAGCTGTAA
- the LOC127429081 gene encoding noelin-like isoform X2, whose protein sequence is MQRVNKLLSLIVLVLMGTELTQVLPANPEESWQVYSSAQDSEGRCVCTVVAPQQTMCSRDARTKQLRQLLEKVQNMTQSIQVLDQRTQRDLQYVVKMEDQLRGLETKFRQVEENHKQNIAKQYKAIKAKMAELRPLIPVLEEYKADARLVQQFKEEVQNLTASLGLLQQEMGAYDYDDLHSRVVSLEERLRACMQKLGHWQKEALSDLATHPDNYTSMQTDAGLSKNQQHQTIACGKLTGISDAITIKTSGSRFGSWMTDPLAPEGDTRVWYMDGYHNNRFVREYKSMADFMMSDNFTSHRLPHPWSGTGQVVYNGSIYFNKFQSNMIIKFDFKTSTISKSQRLDNAGYSNTYHYAWGGHSDIDLMVDEGGLWAVYATNQNAGNIVISKLHPITLHIIQTWMTNHPRRSAGESFMICGTLYVTNGYSGGTKVYYAYHTNSSMYEYIDIVLQNKYSHISMLDYNPRDRALYAWNNGHQVLYNVTLFHVIRSEQL, encoded by the exons GTGTTACCCGCTAACCCAGAGGAGTCCTGGCAGGTGTACAGCTCAGCTCAGGACAGCGAGGGCAGGTGTGTGTGTACGGTCGTCGCACCTCAGCAGACCATGTGCTCGCGAGACGCCCGCACCAAACAACTCCGCCAGCTACTGGAGAAG GTGCAGAACATGACGCAATCAATCCAAGTATTGGACCAGCGGACCCAGAGGGACCTGCAGTATGTGGTGAAGATGGAAGATCAGCTCCGCGGCCTGGAGACCAAATTCAGGCAGGTGGAAGAAaaccacaaacaaaacattgccaAGCAATACAAG GCCATAAAGGCAAAAATGGCGGAGCTGCGTCCGCTGATCCCCGTTCTCGAAGAGTACAAAGCCGATGCTCGGCTGGTTCAGCAGTTTAAAGAGGAAGTGCAGAACTTGACGGCCAGCCTGGGCCTCCTTCAACAGGAGATGGGAGCGTACGACTACGACGACCTCCACTCCCGTGTGGTCAGCCTAGAGGAAAGGCTACGTGCATGCATGCAGAAACTTG GACATTGGCAAAAGGAggctttgtcagatttagctacaCACCCAGATAACTATACAAGTATGCAAACTGACGCTGGACTGTCTAAAAATCAGCAGCATCAAACAATAG catgTGGGAAGCTGACGGGCATCAGTGATGCAATCACTATTAAAACATCCGGGTCACGGTTCGGATCCTGGATGACCGATCCACTCGCTCCTGAGGGAGACACTAGg GTGTGGTACATGGACGGCTACCATAACAACCGCTTTGTGAGGGAGTACAAGTCCATGGCAGACTTCATGATGTCTGATAATTTCACGTCTCATCGGCTGCCACACCCCTGGTCTGGAACCGGTCAGGTGGTCTACAACGGCTCCATCTATTTCAACAAATTCCAGAGTAACATGATCATTAAATTTGACTTCAAGACATCCACCATCAGCAAGTCTCAGCGTCTGGACAACGCCGGCTACAGCAACACCTATCACTACGCCTGGGGTGGACACTCGGACATCGACCTCATGGTGGACGAGGGCGGACTCTGGGCTGTGTACGCCACCAATCAGAACGCGGGTAACATTGTCATCAGCAAACTCCACCCGATAACCCTACACATCATTCAGACCTGGATGACCAATCACCCAAGACGCAGCGCTGGGGAGTCGTTTATGATTTGCGGGACATTGTACGTGACTAACGGCTACTCAGGAGGGACAAAAGTCTACTATGCCTACCACACCAACTCCTCGATGTATGAGTACATTGATATTGTTCTCCAAAACAAATACTCGCATATCTCGATGCTGGACTACAATCCACGAGATCGTGCACTATATGCCTGGAACAATGGACACCAGGTGCTCTACAACGTCACTCTTTTCCATGTCATCCGCTCCGAGCAGCTGTAA
- the LOC127429081 gene encoding noelin-like isoform X4, translating to MQRVNKLLSLIVLVLMGTELTQVLPANPEESWQVYSSAQDSEGRCVCTVVAPQQTMCSRDARTKQLRQLLEKVQNMTQSIQVLDQRTQRDLQYVVKMEDQLRGLETKFRQVEENHKQNIAKQYKAIKAKMAELRPLIPVLEEYKADARLVQQFKEEVQNLTASLGLLQQEMGAYDYDDLHSRVVSLEERLRACMQKLACGKLTGISDAITIKTSGSRFGSWMTDPLAPEGDTRVWYMDGYHNNRFVREYKSMADFMMSDNFTSHRLPHPWSGTGQVVYNGSIYFNKFQSNMIIKFDFKTSTISKSQRLDNAGYSNTYHYAWGGHSDIDLMVDEGGLWAVYATNQNAGNIVISKLHPITLHIIQTWMTNHPRRSAGESFMICGTLYVTNGYSGGTKVYYAYHTNSSMYEYIDIVLQNKYSHISMLDYNPRDRALYAWNNGHQVLYNVTLFHVIRSEQL from the exons GTGTTACCCGCTAACCCAGAGGAGTCCTGGCAGGTGTACAGCTCAGCTCAGGACAGCGAGGGCAGGTGTGTGTGTACGGTCGTCGCACCTCAGCAGACCATGTGCTCGCGAGACGCCCGCACCAAACAACTCCGCCAGCTACTGGAGAAG GTGCAGAACATGACGCAATCAATCCAAGTATTGGACCAGCGGACCCAGAGGGACCTGCAGTATGTGGTGAAGATGGAAGATCAGCTCCGCGGCCTGGAGACCAAATTCAGGCAGGTGGAAGAAaaccacaaacaaaacattgccaAGCAATACAAG GCCATAAAGGCAAAAATGGCGGAGCTGCGTCCGCTGATCCCCGTTCTCGAAGAGTACAAAGCCGATGCTCGGCTGGTTCAGCAGTTTAAAGAGGAAGTGCAGAACTTGACGGCCAGCCTGGGCCTCCTTCAACAGGAGATGGGAGCGTACGACTACGACGACCTCCACTCCCGTGTGGTCAGCCTAGAGGAAAGGCTACGTGCATGCATGCAGAAACTTG catgTGGGAAGCTGACGGGCATCAGTGATGCAATCACTATTAAAACATCCGGGTCACGGTTCGGATCCTGGATGACCGATCCACTCGCTCCTGAGGGAGACACTAGg GTGTGGTACATGGACGGCTACCATAACAACCGCTTTGTGAGGGAGTACAAGTCCATGGCAGACTTCATGATGTCTGATAATTTCACGTCTCATCGGCTGCCACACCCCTGGTCTGGAACCGGTCAGGTGGTCTACAACGGCTCCATCTATTTCAACAAATTCCAGAGTAACATGATCATTAAATTTGACTTCAAGACATCCACCATCAGCAAGTCTCAGCGTCTGGACAACGCCGGCTACAGCAACACCTATCACTACGCCTGGGGTGGACACTCGGACATCGACCTCATGGTGGACGAGGGCGGACTCTGGGCTGTGTACGCCACCAATCAGAACGCGGGTAACATTGTCATCAGCAAACTCCACCCGATAACCCTACACATCATTCAGACCTGGATGACCAATCACCCAAGACGCAGCGCTGGGGAGTCGTTTATGATTTGCGGGACATTGTACGTGACTAACGGCTACTCAGGAGGGACAAAAGTCTACTATGCCTACCACACCAACTCCTCGATGTATGAGTACATTGATATTGTTCTCCAAAACAAATACTCGCATATCTCGATGCTGGACTACAATCCACGAGATCGTGCACTATATGCCTGGAACAATGGACACCAGGTGCTCTACAACGTCACTCTTTTCCATGTCATCCGCTCCGAGCAGCTGTAA